The segment CGGGTACGGCACCCATACGCTGGTAGCGCCCTTGCCGGGAGCGACAGTGAAGGAATACTTAAGCTCTATGACGCGCTTCCCTTGCTTCCCCTGGTCTGCCACGCATAGGCCGGCAAAGGAAAACACGGCAACAAAAGCCGCCCCAAAAAGCATATTAGAGTATCTTTTGAAAAACATTTACTCTCTCTCCATGGTAATGTCGATATGCCGCCTTAGTGATGGTGCTTATGCTCCGTCTCCGCAGCAACAAGCACATGACTAAAGCCCTCGATGACCTTTGCGCCTTTTTTACTGAAGGCAAAGTCTATGTACTCCTTTAACACGCCCTTGGGCTCGCCTTTGGTAACGATGTTATAGTCCTGGTAAAAACGGTAGATATCGCCGACATTTTTCGATGTCGGCATCATGCCGTCGACCTTTAGTATCTTCACATCATCGGACTCATACCCGTATATCTGCTGGCCTATGGCAGCCTCGCTCTCCATCACAAGCTTGTTGGTATACTCTACCGGGTTTACCTTACCCTCGGGCCTTAGCTCCTCGACCTCCTTACCATACATCGTGAGCTTCTTATTCACCATGTGCTTTACGCACGGAGCTAACATGACGTTTAAAATCGGCATATCAGCGCCGCCGACGTCCTTCCAGTTCTTTATCGTGCCGTCATATATGCCCTTTAGCTGGTCATAGGTAAGCGCGCTTACGGGGTTGGCCTTATTGACGATGAACACCACAGGCGACTTT is part of the Deltaproteobacteria bacterium genome and harbors:
- a CDS encoding substrate-binding domain-containing protein, encoding MNRSIIAAFAAVFMLALFPAAMAFTEDNTVTISGDPCSLPLAKALAEEFVKMKKGVNFAYDPSSCTLGVYKASEGKADIGVSTQNGLSENLPKDAVTTVIAKSPVVFIVNKANPVSALTYDQLKGIYDGTIKNWKDVGGADMPILNVMLAPCVKHMVNKKLTMYGKEVEELRPEGKVNPVEYTNKLVMESEAAIGQQIYGYESDDVKILKVDGMMPTSKNVGDIYRFYQDYNIVTKGEPKGVLKEYIDFAFSKKGAKVIEGFSHVLVAAETEHKHHH